The DNA region CCAGCCGCGCCAGCAAGGCCCGCTGCAACTCCCCGCCGGAAAGCGCCAGCAGCGGCTGGTCGGCCAGCGCCTCCAGCTGCCAATCCGCCAGGGCCGCCTCGCAGCGCCGGCGCCGCTCCACCCGGCTCAAGCGACTGCGCCACAACCCCGCCATCGCCAGCTCCCCCAGGCTGAGGGGGAACTGCCGGTCCAACGCCTGTTGCTGCTGCAAAAAGCCCACCGCCCCCAGGCCCGCCGCCCCGACGCTCACCCGCCCCGCCAAGGGGCGCTGTAAACCGGCGATCACCCGCAGCAGGCTGCTCTTGCCGCACCCATTGCGCCCCACCACTGCCGTGAGGCTGCCGGCCGGCAACGCCAGGGAAAGCGGCGGCGCCAACGGCCGCGCAGGCGGCCCCCATTGCAAGGCATCGAACTGAAGCATCGTCAGGTCCAGGGCGTGGGAGAAAGGGCTGTAGGAAACCGCAAATGTTATAAAGTAACAAATCGCGCTTCACAACCCATTTCCCCGCGCACGCCCCCTCCCCTTTTCCAACCCGAACGCCAACCGCCACCCACCGCTAAGCGGTTGATCGCCCTTTGAAAAATTCTGAAAAGTGGGGTTGACAGAGGCAGGAAGCGAGAGAATAATGCGCGCCACGTTGGCTACGTAGCTCAGCTGGTTAGAGCATAGCATTCATAATGCTGGGGTCCGGGGTTCAAGTCCCTGCGTAGCCACCATACAAAACAAAGGGTTAGCTTCGGCTAACCCTTTGTGCTTTCTGGGGTGTTCATTTCTTGACGCTCCCCTGCCCGCCTCCCTGCACCACGCCCTCCCTCTGATTGCTCTCACCGCAGCGGCCCTCATGCTGCGCCGCCCTTCCCTGGCTCCCCGCTCTGGCACACGCCCCCGTCAACAGCACCGATTGTTGGATCCCGTGACCACAAGGCCTGAATCGTGCGGATGGTGGAAAGGAAGACCTCGCTGGGAAAACGCTCACGGCATTGACCATCGATGGTCATGAAGAACGCTTCCTCATACACCCCCGCCATGGGCAGAACTACGCCGACGATGTGCTTGCAGCACCAGATCGGCGCCTCGCTGTCGTCCCACACCAGTTCGACGAGCACCGTCTTGCCGATGTAGCCGATAGCCGTGTCCGAATCGATTCCACCTGACCGGTGGATCAGCCCGCCCCTTACCGAAGCAGACCTGAAATCGGAAGTACACGAATCGGGTAGCAGGTAAGGGCAGCAATGGTGTGCCGAAGATTTAGGCGAGCGGGATGACCTAAAGCAAGTGAGCATCATTGGCATGGATCGCTTGGCCCGTGAGACGCCCATTGGCTCCAATAGATGGCACATCGTGCTTTACAACAAAGACATACGGATCAGCACCGTTGAGGTAGAAGAACTCAGCAGGCTCTTCCCTGCCTACCGTTGGTGGTTGATCAGTGGAGAGGTAGCGCCAGAGATAGGGCAGACCAGCCCTGGATACGATGAGGCATAACGAAACTTGACCACTCCAGACGCAGGATAGCGATCACTGAAGCAGCAGCAATGCGTTGGCTCGCCCGCAGGAAGTGAGTCAGGTACGAGACAGGCACTGGAGATGCGACTTTCTGGTTACTTGGTTTTTGGTCGAAGGGCATTGATGATGGCGCTTTGAGAACACAGAATAGTCCGGGCGGCCGAGGCCTCGTCCCAGTGTTTCAACAACGAGCTGACTGCTTCATTAGTCAGTCAGCAGTACCAAGGAAGGTGCCGTGATGGCTCTGTTTTTCCCTACTCGCTCGACTTGTCGCTTCGATAGCCCAGGCGAACGTCGCCTAGCTGAGCGCTTAGATAAGAAGCTAAACGACGATTTCCTATGCTGGTTTAACGTCCCTGTTGGCCCGAAGGCACTCCAGCC from Pseudomonas tohonis includes:
- a CDS encoding metal ABC transporter ATP-binding protein yields the protein MLQFDALQWGPPARPLAPPLSLALPAGSLTAVVGRNGCGKSSLLRVIAGLQRPLAGRVSVGAAGLGAVGFLQQQQALDRQFPLSLGELAMAGLWRSRLSRVERRRRCEAALADWQLEALADQPLLALSGGELQRALLARLELMDAPLLLLDEPDAALDVEGQAILWQRIARWQREGRTQVVVCHDLEAVRERLPRCLLIRADGCRHGASRVLLPASARQQVA